A single genomic interval of Aureibacillus halotolerans harbors:
- a CDS encoding ATPase, T2SS/T4P/T4SS family, with product MYINVTDKLQDLLSFALSAQATDIHFFPEHSSEQVVVRYRMNGTLENRETLPMLLYEKLLQHLKFSSSLDIGEKRLPQSGSYLFKLKNEHFPLRVSTLPGRPLEHLVIRLLPSQTLQLSELSLFPNQTDQLFAMSQIPHGLLLVSGPTGAGKSTTLYALLQTIANAGHKHIVTLEDPVEMSLEHIVQLQVNERSGFSYAEGLRSILRHDPDVIVIGEIRDALTAKMAVRAALTGHLVLSTIHGSNAFSVGRRMIDYGVLEMDLDDCLLGVVSQRLTQLTVSPANKRTRAAIFDVAPNKTWKTEERHYKGINQQLLKAYVCGYISNSERRRWTMLEMEA from the coding sequence GTGTACATTAATGTGACAGACAAGTTGCAAGATCTTTTGTCATTTGCATTATCCGCTCAGGCGACCGATATTCATTTTTTTCCTGAGCATTCATCTGAACAAGTTGTTGTTCGGTACCGAATGAACGGAACACTAGAAAATAGGGAGACACTCCCGATGCTGCTGTATGAGAAGTTGCTGCAACATTTGAAATTCTCTTCGTCGCTTGATATCGGCGAAAAACGCCTTCCGCAAAGTGGTTCGTATCTATTTAAGCTCAAAAACGAGCATTTTCCTCTCCGAGTTTCTACCCTTCCTGGGCGTCCACTTGAACACCTCGTCATTCGCTTGCTTCCATCACAAACGTTACAGCTGAGTGAATTATCTCTTTTTCCAAATCAAACCGACCAGCTTTTTGCTATGTCCCAAATTCCGCATGGTCTGCTTTTAGTGAGCGGTCCAACAGGTGCGGGGAAGTCAACGACGTTATATGCATTGCTTCAAACCATTGCCAATGCTGGACACAAACATATCGTTACGCTTGAGGACCCTGTTGAAATGTCATTGGAACATATTGTTCAGCTCCAAGTAAATGAGCGATCTGGATTTTCTTATGCAGAAGGCTTGCGATCCATTTTACGCCATGATCCTGATGTGATCGTCATTGGAGAAATCCGTGATGCCCTAACGGCGAAAATGGCAGTAAGGGCAGCATTAACAGGTCATCTCGTACTCAGTACCATTCATGGCAGCAACGCTTTTTCAGTAGGAAGGCGGATGATTGACTATGGTGTGCTCGAAATGGATTTAGACGATTGTTTGCTGGGGGTTGTTTCCCAGCGACTTACGCAGCTTACGGTTTCTCCTGCGAATAAACGAACACGTGCAGCGATCTTTGATGTTGCCCCGAACAAAACCTGGAAAACCGAAGAGCGCCACTACAAAGGCATCAATCAACAGCTTCTTAAAGCGTATGTGTGTGGGTATATTTCCAACTCGGAACGCAGGAGGTGGACCATGCTTGAAATGGAAGCGTAA
- a CDS encoding type II secretion system F family protein produces MKWKRKRWPLADQGTFLQKTGELLSKGYRMKDVLLHMQPFFDHRYDQQLQHASLQFEQGASFLHVMQHMHFHPHVQSFLQMPHSQNTFPNVLKNCGLMMTKWSMYQRQLLQIIRYPLIMGLFFIAFLVVLQMYILPLFEGLTTGEKNPYLELLPSLMFQGIQLIGCLIAFSAIAYLALKRFATPVQQINLYLRLPLFKRWLRYYLTYYFCSQLSILFASGCSAREAFTILTTKSNTPFFQEECKRIYEQLTAGERLEEVIAQRPYYDPSLAAVIVMGQLKGDLHQQLDELSANSFEQMDRMLKSVVARTQPILFAMLGLFVFLLFLSVMLPVFQLMNSI; encoded by the coding sequence TTGAAATGGAAGCGTAAACGCTGGCCGCTTGCTGATCAAGGAACTTTTCTACAAAAAACAGGAGAGTTGTTAAGCAAAGGCTATCGAATGAAAGACGTACTTTTGCATATGCAGCCATTTTTCGATCACCGCTACGATCAACAACTTCAGCATGCCTCTCTACAGTTTGAACAAGGTGCATCCTTCCTGCATGTGATGCAACATATGCATTTTCACCCCCATGTACAAAGCTTTCTCCAAATGCCTCACTCTCAAAATACATTTCCTAACGTGTTAAAAAATTGTGGTTTAATGATGACGAAGTGGTCAATGTATCAGCGTCAGCTTCTGCAAATTATTCGTTATCCTTTGATTATGGGTTTGTTTTTTATTGCTTTTTTGGTCGTGCTTCAAATGTATATTCTCCCTTTGTTTGAAGGGCTGACGACAGGAGAGAAGAACCCTTACCTCGAGCTCTTGCCGTCTCTAATGTTTCAGGGTATTCAACTCATTGGTTGTTTGATTGCTTTTTCTGCGATTGCTTATTTGGCTTTGAAGCGTTTCGCCACTCCTGTACAACAAATCAACTTGTATTTACGTTTGCCTCTCTTCAAGCGTTGGCTACGCTACTATTTGACATATTATTTTTGCTCCCAATTATCCATCCTGTTTGCAAGTGGATGTTCTGCTAGAGAAGCCTTTACGATTCTCACAACAAAGTCAAATACGCCTTTTTTTCAAGAAGAATGCAAGCGAATTTATGAGCAGCTTACTGCAGGAGAACGGCTAGAGGAGGTCATCGCTCAAAGACCTTATTATGATCCGTCACTAGCAGCTGTCATCGTTATGGGACAGTTAAAAGGTGATCTTCACCAGCAGTTGGATGAATTAAGTGCAAATAGCTTTGAACAGATGGATCGTATGTTGAAATCAGTTGTGGCGCGTACACAACCCATTTTATTTGCCATGCTCGGCTTGTTTGTTTTCCTATTATTTCTGTCTGTCATGCTGCCTGTGTTTCAACTTATGAACAGTATTTAA